A genomic stretch from Bacterioplanes sanyensis includes:
- a CDS encoding peptidylprolyl isomerase gives MKKLLPALSVMLLTACGDADYVAKVDGTTIDKAQFVHYLESKGVPTDSLQGKDELLKDYATSIALEQQIEQQGELDVEKINASVANYRRNQIINEYFQRVIDSKVTEDAVENYFHNNSEKFEDVRVQVAHILKRTNRGMTEDEIEQARAAIYAVYNKLETGEPFELLAQTASDDSISGKRGGDLGWLKKGAISPSFSKIAFELDEGSYSAPIETEYGFHIVKVITAPKVVKKSLKDVRGEIRHTLKANAKRVELDRLLSNADIDINQDGLQ, from the coding sequence ATGAAAAAACTACTACCCGCGCTGTCAGTGATGCTGCTGACAGCTTGTGGCGATGCAGACTATGTCGCCAAAGTTGATGGAACCACTATCGATAAAGCTCAGTTTGTGCACTATTTAGAGAGCAAAGGTGTGCCGACAGATTCGCTGCAAGGGAAAGATGAACTGTTAAAAGACTATGCCACCAGCATCGCTTTGGAACAGCAAATTGAGCAGCAGGGCGAGCTCGATGTTGAAAAAATCAATGCGTCGGTGGCGAACTACCGTCGCAATCAAATCATTAATGAATACTTCCAGCGTGTGATTGATAGCAAGGTCACTGAAGACGCGGTAGAAAACTACTTCCACAATAACTCGGAAAAATTCGAGGATGTGCGTGTGCAAGTGGCGCACATTTTAAAACGCACCAATCGCGGTATGACAGAAGATGAAATCGAGCAAGCCCGCGCGGCCATTTATGCGGTATACAACAAGTTAGAAACCGGCGAGCCGTTTGAGTTGTTGGCGCAAACAGCCTCTGATGACAGCATTTCTGGTAAGCGTGGCGGCGATTTAGGTTGGCTGAAAAAAGGCGCCATTTCACCCAGCTTTTCTAAAATCGCATTTGAGCTAGACGAAGGCAGCTACAGCGCGCCGATTGAAACCGAATACGGTTTTCACATCGTGAAAGTAATCACTGCGCCTAAGGTGGTGAAAAAATCGCTCAAAGACGTGCGCGGTGAAATTCGCCATACGCTAAAAGCCAATGCCAAGCGTGTGGAGTTGGATCGCCTGCTGAGTAATGCTGATATCGATATCAACCAGGATGGTTTGCAGTAA